A single region of the Brassica rapa cultivar Chiifu-401-42 chromosome A03, CAAS_Brap_v3.01, whole genome shotgun sequence genome encodes:
- the LOC117132629 gene encoding uncharacterized protein LOC117132629, which yields MLQRFFWLIARSYTPGMFNYHMAELKTYDSGAHASLIKTKPETWSRAFFKIGSYCNDNLNNLCESFNKTIREARKKPLLDMLEEIRRQCMTRIYNRSKMATDRKTRFTMKTHKALDIVEKKSKECILRWAIGPETEVEHEDQSYVVSLEKETCACRSWQMNGIPCIHAAKVILGAKRKLSEFVAPCYTTSRWRETYSYGISPVNGMIEWPQTNRLGVIPPPNRKGNPGRPRNHDRKKGANENVSTTKLSRVNRVMTCSNCKEEGHYKNTCRNASVESPAKKPRGRPRKNQGLHFEDSQAEASQAHSSQAHSSQAQASPWEIPQSSQASQGQASQTGAWGRWF from the exons ATGTTACAGAGGTTCTTCTGGTTGATTGCAAGGAGCTACACTCCTGGTATGTTCAACTACCACATGGCTGAGCTTAAGACCTATGATTCCGGTGCACATGCATCTCTGATAAAGACGAAGCCAGAGACTTGGTCTAGAGCTTTCTTCAAGATAGGCTCCTACTGCAATGATAATCTGAACAACTTGTGTGAGTCCTTCAACAAGACCATCAGGGAGGCTAGGAAGAAGCCTCTGCTCGACATGTTAGAGGAGATAAGGCGCCAATGTATGACTAGGATCTACAATAGGTCTAAGATGGCTACCGACAGGAAGACTAGGTTCACCATGAAGACACATAAAGCGTTAGACATAGTTGAGAAGAAGTCCAAAGAGTGTATACTGCGTTGGGCAATTGGGCCAGAGACTGAGGTGGAGCATGAAGACCAGTCATATGTTGTGAGTTTGGAGAAAGAGACTTGTGCATGTCGAAGCTGGCAAATGAATGGTATTCCATGCATCCATGCTGCTAAGGTCATCCTTGGTGCGAAAAGAAAGCTTTCTGAATTTGTTGCTCCTTGCTACACAACTTCTAGGTGGCGTGAAACGTACAGTTATGGGATCAGTCCGGTAAATGGGATGATAGAGTGGCCTCAGACCAATAGATTAGGTGTGATTCCACCACCTAATCGAAAGGGAAATCCTGGTAGGCCTAGGAACCATGATAGAAAGAAGGGAGCTAATGAGAATGTGTCTACCACCAAGCTGAGCCGTGTGAACAGAGTTATGACATGCTCTAATTGCAAAGAAGAAGGCCACTACAAAAATACATGTCGGAATGCTTCTGTTGAGAGTCCAGCTAAGAAACCGAGAGGCAGACCAAGGAAAAATCAG GGACTACATTTTGAAGACTCACAAGCTGAAGCCTCACAAGCTCACTCGTCACAAGCTCACTCGTCACAAGCTCAAGCATCACCATGGGAAATTCCACAATCTTCACAAGCTTCACAAGGTCAAGCATCACAGACAGGAGCGTGGGGAAGATGGTTTTAG